The Andrena cerasifolii isolate SP2316 chromosome 14, iyAndCera1_principal, whole genome shotgun sequence genome contains a region encoding:
- the LOC143376262 gene encoding uncharacterized protein LOC143376262, producing MSKDVSVAEGTSTTSSSVRQCSMRSNMNRIVLLSLVSLAATAPVIVNQDQYQYYPQPVGGFQPIERSDHESLGSSGGGGYGGGDYGGSYGGGSSGAGSYGGGDYGSSYGGGSYGGSDYGGGSYGGDFGGGHGGFEGSVGGHLEASSGDHLGSDYSSLGGGGGGGYEGGDDGGVSLDGGHSVIQSVPVSEHVEVTKPVPIKVVKHIGVPVPQIYKIAVPHPVPVGVPQQYPVAQPMLKPVPVQIVKTVAVPVEKKVPFPVEKHIPVPVEKPVPITIEKHIPVPVIKPYPIKIPVYKTIYHHAKKH from the exons ATGAGCAAAGATGTATCAGTCGCTGAAGGAACTTCTACAACCAGCAGCTCGGTGCGACAGTGCTCTATGCGCTCAAACATGAACCGAATC GTACTCCTTTCTCTGGTGTCCTTGGCCGCGACGGCGCCGGTGATCGTGAACCAGGATCAGTACCAGTACTATCCGCAGCCCGTGGGTGGCTTTCAGCCGATAGAGAGGTCGGACCATGAGAGCCTGGGCAGCTCTGGTGGCGGAGGTTACGGTGGCGGTGACTATGGTGGCAGTTATGGGGGTGGAAGCTCTGGCGCCGGAAGTTACGGTGGCGGTGACTACGGTAGCAGTTATGGGGGTGGCAGTTACGGCGGCAGCGACTACGGCGGTGGCAGTTACGGGGGCGACTTTGGGGGTGGTCACGGTGGTTTCGAGGGATCCGTCGGAGGGCACTTAGAGGCGTCCAGTGGTGACCATTTGGGCTCGGATTACTCCTCTCTCGGcggtggtggcggtggtggtTACGAGGGTGGTGACGACGGCGGAGTCTCCCTCGATGGAGGCCACAGTGTGATTCAGAGTGTTCCTGTGTCCGAGCACGTCGAGGTGACGAAGCCTGTGCCTATTAAAGTCGTCAAGCACATCG GGGTGCCAGTTCCTCAGATCTACAAGATTGCCGTGCCCCATCCAGTGCCAGTTGGTGTTCCTCAGCAGTACCCTGTGGCTCAGCCAATGCTGAAACCCGTTCCTGTGCAGATTGTGAAGACCGTCGCTGTTCCAGTGGAGAAGAAGGTGCCGTTTCCCGTGGAGAAGCACATCCCTGTGCCCGTGGAGAAGCCTGTGCCTATCACGATCGAGAAACACATCCCCGTGCCAGTCATTAAACCGTACCCCATCAAGATCCCCGTCTACAAGACGATCTACCACCACGCGAAGAAACACTAA
- the LOC143376555 gene encoding uncharacterized protein LOC143376555, which produces MVIRRTKVHETRTRQEVKYSTVSKLFKLVLLNDFSPGVYSAVPSSNIQTPVYKSTYPLPKASGSHAPAYQSILYTKKPSLPTLHVQNVQQQQPAYFTNFQSQPIGLNPVDPRFAFSARAPKVTNVQLSAPFLSPLSSFQGQVVPISTAGSSPQFPQYKGAAIEVYPTVGGYPTAGYEPLQTQPQLHFGHGNIQNVRTVVGRRPAAPAQEIRSDVEIISRKKPTTPPPREDDDDEDDEEDEGYSPDDKDYGPNTQDDDEYESKPEKSFKSPRPEGDFKPSKSFPFKQYDSTFGRYSNRDRDEEADEKPFTKYREYSSSNDDDDEDTSSGRYHSEDTSSKPYYSKQDDEEEEDDRRGYDRQKTDESSDYKYRPKYFEKDFDEEFETSYRKEVPKQSYVHRKEGPDVDYGSRYSRRNKDNDESDNSSGQGSRASFKYHRTPPGIRDSDGQSSDIVAEVAYEGAFGYKTPESIRSYKHRKATSN; this is translated from the exons ATGGTTATTCGTCGAACCAAGGTGCACGAAACCAGAACGCGGCAAGAGGTGAAGTATTCAACTGTTTCGAAGCTTTTCAAACTTGTTTTACTTAACGACTTCTCTCCAGGTGTCTACAGCGCGGTACCATCCTCCAATATCCAGACACCGGTGTACAAGTCCACTTATCCTCTGCCGAAGGCTTCAGGATCCCACGCGCCTGCTTACCAGTCCATTCTATACACCAAGAAGCCTTCGCTGCCTACTCTGCACGTGCAAAAtgtgcagcagcagcagcccgCGTACTTCACCAACTTCCAGAGTCAACCCATCGGTCTGAACCCCGTGGATCCACGGTTCGCTTTCTCGGCAAGGGCGCCCAAAGTGACCAACGTGCAACTGAGCGCGCCCTTCTTGTCGCCCCTTTCTAGCTTCCAGGGGCAGGTGGTGCCGATTTCGACGGCTGGTAGTAGCCCTCAGTTTCCACAGTACAAGGGTGCTGCCATAGAAGTCTATCCAACTGTCGGTGGCTATCCGACAGCGGGTTACGAGCCCCTTCAGACGCAACCACAGTTGCACTTTGGACATGGGAACATTCAGAATGTTCGGACCGTTGTTGGTCGTCGTCCTGCCGCTCCTGCGCAGGAAATTCGATCCGACGTGGAGATCATCAGCAGGAAGAAGCCTACGACACCTCCCCCTAGGGAagatgacgatgacgaggacgatgaggaagATGAAG GGTACTCTCCAGATGACAAGGACTACGGGCCAAACACGCAGGACGACGACGAGTACGAATCCAAGCCAGAGAAGTCTTTTAAATCGCCTCGACCAGAGGGTGACTTTAAGCCCTCCAAGTCTTTCCCCTTCAAGCAGTACGACAGCACGTTTGGCAGGTACTCGAATCGGGATCGCGACGAAGAGGCGGACGAGAAGCCGTTTACCAAGTATCGTGAATATTCCTCGTcgaatgacgacgacgacgaagataCGTCGTCGGGGAGGTACCACTCTGAGGACACTTCGTCGAAACCTTACTACAGTAagcaggacgacgaggaagaggaagacgacaGGCGAGGGTACGATAGACAAAAGACTGATGAGAGCTCGGACTACAAGTACAGgcccaagtattttgaaaaagatTTCGATGAGGAATTCGAGACTTCGTACAGGAAAGAAGTGCCTAAACAGA GCTACGTCCATAGGAAGGAAGGGCCAGATGTAGACTACGGGTCTAGATATTCTCGGAGGAACAAGGACAACGACGAATCTGATAACTCTTCGGGACAAGGGAGTCGGGCAAGCTTTAAGTATCACAGAACTCCGCCAGGAATCAGGGACAGCGATGGACAGAGCTCTGACATCGTAGCTGAAGTGGCATACGAAGGAGCTTTTGGGTACAAAACGCCTGAGAGCATCAGAAGCTACAAGCACAGGAAGGCAACCAGTAATTGA
- the LOC143376263 gene encoding uncharacterized protein LOC143376263, translating into MLSWPPVLAVCLIAGSALASIEGGDSSGWQGISSNSGYGGHGVDLGQYSGGLHDMSGYGSYGYGGGGLEHGVHGGHVQHHYAQAVPVSEHVEITKPVPIPVIKNVGVPVAQPVAIPVPHPVAVGVPQPYPVHVPVPKPVAIPVVKTIAIPVEKKVPFPVEKVIPVPVEKHVPIPVEKHIPVPVEKPYPIHVPVYKHVFHRAKSYGHGWSR; encoded by the exons ATGCTCTCCTGGCCCCCC GTGCTCGCAGTATGCTTGATCGCGGGATCTGCTTTGGCCAGTATCGAAGGTGGTGATTCTAGCGGCTGGCAAGG GATATCCAGTAACAGTGGCTACGGAGGACACGGTGTGGATTTAGGTCAATATTCAGGGGGCCTTCATGACATGTCCGGTTATGGCTCCTACGGTTACGGAGGGGGTGGACTCGAGCATGGGGTGCATGGAGGACACGTTCAACATCATTACGCTCAAGCTGTGCCTGTGAGCGAGCACGTGGAAATCACGAAGCCTGTGCCGATACCTGTGATCAAAAATGTTG GAGTGCCCGTTGCCCAGCCAGTGGCGATACCTGTGCCACATCCCGTGGCAGTGGGTGTACCACAGCCGTATCCGGTCCACGTGCCGGTCCCGAAGCCGGTGGCGATCCCCGTGGTGAAGACGATCGCGATCCCAGTCGAGAAGAAGGTCCCGTTCCCGGTGGAGAAGGTGATACCCGTCCCGGTAGAGAAGCACGTGCCCATACCGGTGGAAAAGCACATACCAGTGCCCGTGGAAAAGCCGTACCCCATCCACGTGCCCGTCTACAAGCACGTGTTCCATCGGGCGAAGTCGTACGGTCACGGTTGGAGCCGTTAG
- the LOC143376556 gene encoding uncharacterized protein LOC143376556, translated as MNITYTIVATLALATIAEPKSQSRKEKRGLALFGPSGYDFFGVPPILSTPSWAPTSFGPASWSPSGVPDIPLTQIQVQATHDVAVQTLKDPSAGTPSIAYPPDVLRAIQQAKDANHNVNLAQHRVAEAKQATVLQQKVALAKEAAAREAAARSQEISSAAEGEARASAKQLVALQQRLASLKDAVAASQRVAAAREAAAAAAIQRNAAETAAQLQKQDVDKQISQSEQEAKEKDIIAAKENAVANAVQLAALQKSSHHPWSR; from the exons ATGAATATCACCTACACG ATCGTTGCTACCCTCGCATTGGCCACCATCGCTGAGCCAAAGTCACAATCCAGAAAGGAGAAGCGAGGGTTAGCATTGTTTGGTCCATCAGGCTACGACTTTTTCGGCGTTCCACCGATTCTTTCCACCCCGTCATGGGCTCCAACCAGCTTTGGACCTGCTTCCTGGAGCCCCTCGGGTGTACCTGACATCCCCTTGACTCAGATCCAAGTTCAAGCCACCCATGATGTCGCTGTTCAG ACTCTGAAAGATCCATCTGCTGGCACCCCTAGCATTGCGTACCCTCCAGATGTGCTGAGGGCTATCCAGCAGGCCAAGGATGCGAATCATAACGTGAATTTGGCTCAGCACAGGGTGGCAGAGGCTAAACAGGCGACTGTTCTTCAGCAGAAAGTTGCATTGGCGAAGGAGGCAGCTGCGAGGGAGGCTGCGGCTAG ATCGCAGGAGATATCATCGGCAGCCGAGGGCGAGGCCAGGGCGAGCGCGAAGCAGCTAGTGGCCCTTCAGCAAAGACTAGCCTCCCTAAAGGATGCAGTCGCAGCTTCCCAAAGAGTGGCTGCAGCGAGGGAAGCAGCCGCGGCAGCCGCGATTCAACGGAACGCGGCTGAAACCGCAGCACAGTTGCAGAAACAGGACGTCGATAAGCAGATCAGTCAGAGTGAGCAGGAGGCAAAG GAAAAGGACATCATAGCGGCAAAGGAGAACGCCGTGGCGAACGCTGTTCAGCTCGCCGCGCTACAGAAATCATCCCACCATCCCTGGAGCCGATGA
- the LOC143376145 gene encoding uncharacterized protein LOC143376145, which translates to MNTWLHSIDQKGRDKRRNDSENMLLGRTDGFQCVDLYDRGLTINYLQIVLLSLAAFAAMVSASHYDEDHGSSTYEEKSRPVEIPIYKKYAIPIPHPVPVEIPQKIEIPIPQPQNVPIEIPQPYPVEVIKQVEIPIEKPEPFVVEKHVPFVVEKPYPVYVEKKFPIPVAKPYPVHVPVYKHVFHYTSKGKGWH; encoded by the exons ATGAACACTTGGCTCCATTCGATAGACCAAAAGGGGCGcgataaacgaagaaacgatagTGAAAACATGTTACTGGGAAGAACAGATGGCTTTCAATGCGTCGATCTCTACGACAGAGGATTAACGATTAATTACTTGCAGATTGTCCTGCTTAGTCTCGCGGCGTTCGCCGCAATGGTTTCTGCGAGCCACTACGACGAGGACCACGGTAGCTCCACGTACGAGGAAAAATCGAGGCCAGTGGAGATTCCAATCTATAAGAAATATG CCATCCCGATTCCTCACCCGGTGCCAGTGGAGATCCCTCAGAAGATAGAGATCCCTATCCCGCAGCCTCAGAACGTGCCCATAGAGATTCCTCAGCCTTACCCGGTGGAAGTGATCAAGCAAGTCGAGATCCCCATTGAAAAACCAGAACCCTTCGTTGTGGAGAAGCAC GTGCCTTTTGTGGTGGAGAAGCCGTATCCGGTGTACGTGGAGAAGAAATTCCCCATTCCGGTCGCCAAGCCGTATCCAGTTCATGTTCCAGTCTACAAGCACGTATTCCATTACACCTCGAAGGGCAAGGGATGGCACTGA
- the LOC143376142 gene encoding uncharacterized protein LOC143376142 has translation MRILILTALIAVASASYEEDHGGSTYHETSKPVEIPIYKKYAIPIPHPVPVPVPQQIKVPIPQPYQVEVPVPHPVPVEVVKHIEIPVEKPEPYIVEKRVPYVVERPYPVTVEKHFPVPIPKPYPVHVPVYKHVFHHQSKGHGWKH, from the exons ATGAGGATCCTC ATACTGACAGCTCTAATCGCGGTGGCGAGTGCTTCCTACGAAGAAGACCATGGCGGATCCACTTACCACGAGACGTCCAAGCCAGTGGAGATTCCAATTTACAAGAAGTACGCGATACCGATTCCACACCCGGTCCCAGTGCCGGTTCCTCAGCAAATCAAAGTACCCATCCCTCAACCGTACCAAGTGGAAGTGCCAGTGCCCCATCCGGTGCCCGTGGAAGTTGTCAAGCACATCGAGATCCCCGTGGAGAAGCCTGAACCCTACATAGTGGAGAAGAGG GTACCCTATGTTGTCGAGAGACCGTACCCGGTGACAGTCGAGAAGCATTTCCCTGTGCCAATTCCGAAACCGTACCCGGTCCACGTGCCCGTCTACAAGCACGTCTTCCATCATCAAAGCAAAGGACACGGCTGGAAGCACTGA
- the LOC143376175 gene encoding uncharacterized protein LOC143376175, with protein sequence MEKLILILIIVASCSAGELGFGGHGLTLGEIDVGHDGDDIGFGDLGGLDSEISLGGHGGGGGGGHYIPVVKSIGVPVLKHFALAVPSLQVQQVPQSYPVPVVVQKPVPYQVEKQVFTKVEKKVPTPIEKIVPVKVEKRVPFTVVKHIPVHVVKPIPIKIPIYKTIVHRYKGH encoded by the exons ATGGAGAAGCTC ATACTAATCTTGATTATCGTCGCGTCCTGCTCGGCTGGTGAACTGGGGTTCGGGGGTCACGGACTGACATTAGGGGAGATCGACGTGGGTCACGATGGAGATGACATTGGATTCGGTGACTTAG GTGGGCTGGATTCGGAGATCAGCCTAGGAGGTCACGGTGGAGGCGGCGGAGGCGGACACTACATTCCTGTCGTCAAATCAATCG GTGTGCCAGTGTTAAAGCACTTCGCCTTGGCTGTGCCGAGTCTGCAAGTGCAACAAGTGCCGCAGAGTTATCCAGTGCCGGTCGTCGTACAAAAACCAGTGCCTTATCAG GTGGAGAAGCAAGTGTTCACGAAAGTGGAGAAGAAGGTTCCCACGCCGATCGAGAAGATCGTCCCCGTGAAGGTTGAGAAGCGGGTTCCATTCACCGTGGTGAAGCACATTCCGGTTCACGTGGTGAAGCCCATCCCTATCAAGATCCCGATTTATAAAACGATCGTGCACCGCTACAAGGGCCATTGA
- the LOC143376694 gene encoding uncharacterized protein LOC143376694, producing MIRLLVLCLIWLSSVRCETSMDMHMSDTIMEDNAAMEENLMLKPKRESYHNPCPPAYSHPISYAPPPQIYIKPYVQPAHMSYVHQASYSSVIQKPMITYVKAPVVVKPAPAPVIVKPAPAPVIVKPVVQPKLVYPVVEKPMISYAPVYQKPVYYAPMYQKPMYEQPKVYVKKYEVPVTQVVQKPQLISYPVQYHQPKVVHVQPPQINYVKIAQPVHPQPVYQSTIKPWCP from the exons ATGATCAGGCTACTG GTACTGTGCCTGATATGGCTCTCGAGCGTCCGCTGCGAGACCTCTATGGACATGCACATGTCGGACACCATAATGGAGGACAATGCTGCCATGGAGGAGAACCTGATGCTGAAGCCGAAACGGGAGTCCTACCACAACCCCTGCCCCCCAGCTTATTCTCACCCCATCTCCTACGCGCCGCCACCTCAGATTTACATCAAGCCGTACGTGCAGCCGGCGCACATGTCGTACGTTCATCAGGCCAGCTACTCCTCCGTTATCCAAAAGCCCATGATCACGTACGTGAAGGCGCCCGTGGTCGTGAAGCCGGCGCCAGCGCCTGTGATCGTGAAGCCGGCGCCAGCGCCTGTGATCGTGAAGCCAGTGGTCCAGCCGAAACTCGTCTACCCGGTCGTTGAGAAGCCGATGATCTCTTACGCGCCGGTTTACCAGAAGCCTGTCTACTACGCGCCCATGTACCAGAAGCCGATGTACGAGCAGCCCAAGGTGTACGTGAAAAAGTACGAGGTGCCAGTCACCCAGGTGGTCCAGAAGCCCCAGCTGATTTCCTACCCCGTTCAGTACCACCAGCCAAAGGTGGTGCATGTGCAGCCGCCGCAGATCAACTACGTGAAGATCGCGCAACCCGTCCATCCTCAGCCCGTCTACCAGTCGACTATAAAACCGTGGTGCCCGTAA